In the Scomber japonicus isolate fScoJap1 chromosome 18, fScoJap1.pri, whole genome shotgun sequence genome, one interval contains:
- the ccndx gene encoding cyclin Dx: MSVSLWCEEVEDDQSQSQSQAPAQGHIRGPSQLRAAWDPTVSGHRVIQRLLHVEERYVPSMLYITLIQRDPERREELTKWALEVCCECGCDEAVFPLSVSLMDRFLSASLSLPVSPYCLAAGCILIASKLSECDNVTADTLCAAADYSFLPSDLREMERVILATLRWDTAAVTPQDFLPHFLAFVEEWGDVDSGDSEELLCTLRRHSDTLAAMCVCDSRFLGAPPSLVAAASLNSALRGLGDKSPAQLSVMSEALAELCQTDLAVLQCYSEMIEYALQQRLRSGLQQGPMEKGEEVENERPGTPTDMREIDF, from the exons atgtctgtgtctctgtggtgcGAGGAAGTGGAGGACGACCAGAGTCAGAGCCAGAGCCAGGCACCGGCCCAGGGCCACATCAGGGGCCCGTCTCAGCTGCGAGCCGCCTGGGACCCCACCGTGTCGGGGCATCGCGTGATCCAGAGGCTGCTCCACGTGGAGGAGAGATACGTGCCCTCCATGCTCTACATCACCCTCATCCAGCGGGACCCAGAGCGCAGGGAGGAGCTCACCAAATGGGCCCTGGAG GTGTGCTGTGAGTGCGGATGTGATGAGGCAGTGTtccccctgtctgtctctctgatggACAGGTTCttgtctgcctctctgtccCTGCCTGTCTCACCTTACTGCCTGGCTGCTGGGTGCATCCTCATCGCCTCCAAGCTCTCAGAGTGCGACAACGTCACGGCCGACACGCTCTGCGCTGCGGCTGATTACAGCTTCCTGCCGTCTGACCTGAGG GAAATGGAGCGTGTCATCCTCGCCACCCTGCGGTGGGACACAGCAGCAGTTACTCCTCAGgacttcctccctcacttcctcgCCTTCGTGGAGGAGTGGGGGGACGTAGACAGCGGTGACTCTGAGGAGCTACTCTGCACCCTGAGGCGACACAGTGACACCCTGgctgccatgtgtgtgtgtgactcccGTTTTCTGGGAGCGCCGCCGTCACTTGTTGCTGCAGCATCACTGAACTCTGCGCTGAGAGGTTTGGGCGACAAGAGCCCCGCTCAGCTGTCTGTTATGAGTGAAGCGCTGGCAGAGCTGTGCCAAACTGACCTG GCGGTGCTGCAGTGCTACAGCGAGATGATCGAGTATGCCCTCCAACAGCGGCTGAGGAGTGGGCTTCAGCAGGGGCCCATGGAGAAAGGTGAAGAGGTGGAAAACGAAAGGCCCGGGACTCCCACCGACATGAGAGagattgatttctaa
- the nucb1 gene encoding nucleobindin-1, protein MNLNPGWLLLLLLSVSAGVWSVPIDRNAANQEAKEEVPEESVDTGLYYDRYLREVIEVLETDPHFREKLQTANTEDIKNGRLSKELDLVSHNVRTRLDELKRQEVSRLRMLLKAKLDSTNTQSLQMDHASLLKQFEHLDPHNQNTFEAKDLELLISTATKDLENYDAERHEEFKRYEMLKEHERREYLKGLDQEKREKEEKRMQELKDKHRQHPKVNAPGSVAQLREVWEETDGLDPQEFNPKTFFKLHDTNEDGVLDEQELEALFTKELEKVYDPKNEEDDMMEMEEERLRMREHVMKNVDTNKDRLVSLEEFLKSTEKREFNNPREWETLDTMPVYSEEELQRFEAELRDKEEELKRKAETLRQEQELLKERGKALEAQRREYQQAVLEMSQRQKDQQAPDVQPPAGPNGELQFQPEAPKVDDKEAKAPAEHAAAEAPSNMPAEPPQNLPIHT, encoded by the exons ATGAACTTGAATCCcggctggctgctgctgctgcttctatCCGTCTCTGCCGGCGTCTGGTCAGTGCCTATCGATCGCAATGCAGCCAATCAAGAAGCTAAAGAGGAAGTCCCAGAGGAGAGCGTG GACACTGGCCTTTACTACGACAGATACCTCCGAGAGGTGATTGAGGTTTTGGAGACCGACCCTCATTTCAGAGAGAAACTACAGACGGCAAACACAGAAGACATAAAG AACGGTCGTCTCAGTAAAGAGTTGGACCTGGTCAGCCACAACGTCCGCACTCGCCTGGATGAGCTGAAGCGGCAGGAAGTCTCTCGCCTCAGGATGCTGCTCAAAGCCAAACTGGACAGCACCAACACACAGA GCCTGCAGATGGACCACGCCTCCCTGCTGAAGCAGTTCGAACATCTGGATCCTCACAATCAAAACACCTTCGAGGCCAAAGACCTGGAGCTGCTAATCTCCACG gcCACCAAGGATCTGGAGAACTACGACGCAGAGAGGCACGAGGAGTTCAAGCGCTACGAGATGCTGAAGGAGCACGAGAGACGGGAGTACCTGAAGGGTTTGGAccaggagaagagagagaaagaggagaagaggatgcAGGAGCTAAAGGATAAACACCGCCAGCACCCTAAAGTCAATGCTCCG GGAAGTGTCGCTCAGCTGCGGGAAGTCTGGGAGGAGACAGACGGACTGGATCCTCAAGAGTTCAACCCTAAAACCTTCTTTAAACTGCACG ATACGAATGAAGACGGTGTTTTAGATGAGCAGGAATTGGAGGCTCTCTTCACTAAAGAG CTGGAGAAAGTCTACGATCCAAAGAACGAGGAAGATGATatgatggagatggaggaagagaggctGAGGATGAGGGAGCATGTCATGAAGAAC gtGGATACAAATAAAGACCGTCTCGTCAGCCTGGAGGAGTTCCTCAAATCCACAGAGAAGAGGGAGTTCAATAATCCTAGAGAGTGGGAG ACTCTGGACACCATGCCGGTCTACTCAGAGGAAGAGCTGCAGCGGTTTGAGGCCGAACTCCgagacaaagaggaggagctgaagaggaaGGCCGAGACTCTTCGTCAGGAGCAGGAGCTGCTGAAGGAGAGAGGCAAAGCTCTGGAGGCCCAGAGGAGAGAGTACCAGCAG GCGGTCTTAGAGATGTCACAGAGGCAGAAGGATCAACAGGCACCAGACGTTCAGCCTCCTGCAGGTCCCAACGGAGAACTACAGTTTCAACCAGAGGCACCGAAAGTAGACGATAAAG AGGCAAAAGCTCCAGCTGaacatgctgctgctgaagctccCAGTAATATGCCTGCGGAGCCTCCACAGAATCTGCCCATACACACTTAA